The proteins below come from a single Prolixibacter sp. NT017 genomic window:
- a CDS encoding CusA/CzcA family heavy metal efflux RND transporter, whose protein sequence is MLDRIIEFSIRNKLVIGLLTLALIGLGIYNFTKLPIDAVPDITNNQVQVTTVSPSLAPQEVEQFITFPIEVVMANIQGVKEIRSISRFGLSVVTIVFEDRINTHIARQMVSEQIKRAEQDIPTGYGTPEMMPITTGLGEIFQYVLVPDKGYEKAFDPMKIRTVQDWIVKRQLAGIPGIVEISSFGGEVKQYEVAVKPRDLVGMNVTITEIYNALVRNNENTGGSYIEKGPHRYYIRAEGLVRDEKDIGNILIKNVNGYPLFIRDVAVVKLSSPPRFGAMTKDGKGETVGGITLMLKGANTSQVIKEVRKRITQVQKSLPEGLKIEPYLDRSQFIAKTIDTVKQNLLEGGIIVIFILILLLGNYRSGLIVASVIPLSMLFAFIMMNIFGVTANLMSLGAIDFGLIVDGAVIVVEGIVYLLHQRFNGKILKAAEMDDTVSTATHRVGRSAAFGVFIILIVYLPILAFTGIEGKNFKPMAQTVSFALLGALILSLTYVPMISAVFLSRKVKEEHSLADRIIDFLNRSHQPVLKWALRHKVMVLLVTIVLFVATMFSFSQLGGEFMPTLEEGDLACQMTIAPGASLGQSIKTTTQVEKILLNQFPEVKTVVSKIGTAEIPTDPMAVEDADIMIILKDKKEWVSADNREELVAKMKKALDVIPGASFDFSQPIQLRFNELMTGVKADVAVKIYGDDMNLLFEKANEAATIIQNVQGAGDVRVEQVTGLPQMMVRFDRDKLARYSLDITDVNNVIRTAFAGEKAGLVFEGERRFDLVIRLDEAYRKDIRALERLRINKPGGELILLSQVATVTMENGPMQISRDNTHRRIVIGINVRNRDVESFVNEINNKLQAGVKLPPGYYFSYGGQFENLQSAKKSSSIAVPVALVLIFILLYFAFSSLKQATLIFTAIPLAIMGGVWTLFLRGMPFSISAGVGFIALFGIVVLNGIVLISYYNQLEQEGVTDIYERVLKGTSMRLRPVLLTASTDALGFLPMAVSTAAGAEVQRPLATVVIGGLITSTFLTLVILPVIYYLFHSGEWKKLLKRKKKPVVTVVLLLLLFPVGKSWAQEPTQTVTLDQAVEMALNNNLSVKAQSMMVKRAQAMKKSSFSLDPVMLQYDKGKINTNYNDYNFQVRQRFEFPTMYGANARLANENIRQSELALGREKSMLTTQVKMLYSRSQIAGEKLRLLRRRDSLFGALEKAADRQLKSGAIGLSEYNLLKAEALRYRQELLAVETNFETQLGQLQVLLYSEERILPVTAELEHFQPVGLLPDTASTSWEYRMMLQNVSLKNAEVKVAGNNWAPAFSVGYFDQSFDGNKGYDGWSVGLEIPIWFWSQTSKTKALKLERESLTYQAAQQQQQDWALQKQLIMQLQQLSKSVNMYESEIVPRARELLKAAVKSRELGQTDYVGFSKMAGEAFLSHFNYLNILQQYNETVLQLNLVMGSPETK, encoded by the coding sequence ATGCTTGATAGAATTATTGAATTTTCCATCAGAAATAAGTTGGTCATCGGATTATTGACCCTTGCTCTGATTGGATTGGGGATTTACAACTTTACCAAATTACCCATAGACGCCGTTCCTGACATCACCAATAATCAGGTGCAGGTAACAACGGTTTCTCCCTCATTGGCACCCCAGGAGGTTGAGCAGTTTATCACGTTCCCCATCGAGGTAGTGATGGCCAATATTCAGGGTGTGAAGGAGATTCGTTCCATTTCGCGTTTTGGCCTTTCGGTGGTAACCATCGTATTCGAAGATCGAATCAATACGCACATTGCCCGCCAGATGGTGAGTGAGCAAATCAAAAGGGCCGAACAGGATATTCCTACCGGATATGGCACCCCGGAGATGATGCCCATTACCACCGGACTCGGTGAGATATTTCAGTATGTTTTGGTTCCTGATAAAGGGTATGAGAAGGCATTTGATCCGATGAAAATCCGTACAGTTCAGGATTGGATCGTGAAACGGCAACTGGCCGGAATCCCTGGAATCGTTGAAATCAGCAGTTTTGGTGGTGAGGTAAAACAGTATGAGGTCGCCGTGAAGCCTCGCGATTTGGTAGGAATGAATGTAACCATCACCGAGATTTACAACGCGCTGGTGCGGAATAACGAAAATACAGGTGGAAGTTATATCGAGAAGGGACCGCACCGGTATTACATCCGTGCCGAGGGGCTGGTGCGCGACGAGAAAGACATAGGCAACATTCTTATCAAGAATGTTAATGGTTATCCGCTGTTTATTAGGGATGTGGCTGTCGTAAAACTTTCATCACCTCCGCGCTTTGGCGCAATGACTAAAGATGGTAAGGGAGAAACAGTCGGTGGTATCACTTTAATGCTCAAAGGAGCCAACACTTCCCAGGTAATCAAAGAGGTTCGGAAACGAATAACCCAGGTTCAGAAAAGCCTTCCCGAAGGATTGAAAATCGAGCCATATCTCGACCGTTCGCAATTTATTGCCAAAACGATTGATACCGTCAAGCAAAATCTGTTGGAAGGAGGTATCATCGTCATATTCATTCTGATTTTATTGCTTGGAAATTACCGTTCCGGACTTATCGTGGCGTCGGTTATCCCACTTTCCATGTTGTTTGCGTTCATTATGATGAACATTTTCGGGGTGACAGCCAACCTGATGAGCCTGGGGGCCATCGACTTTGGTCTCATTGTCGACGGTGCCGTTATTGTGGTAGAAGGAATTGTCTACTTACTACATCAGCGATTTAACGGCAAAATACTCAAGGCCGCCGAAATGGACGACACTGTTTCGACGGCCACGCACCGGGTTGGACGTTCAGCTGCTTTTGGCGTTTTCATTATTCTGATTGTTTACCTGCCGATTCTTGCTTTTACCGGCATTGAAGGAAAGAACTTTAAGCCGATGGCGCAAACGGTCAGTTTTGCATTGCTGGGAGCATTGATATTGTCGTTGACTTATGTGCCGATGATTAGCGCTGTTTTTCTTTCCCGGAAGGTTAAAGAAGAACATAGCCTGGCCGACCGGATCATTGATTTTTTGAACCGTTCACATCAGCCGGTATTGAAATGGGCGTTGAGACACAAAGTGATGGTTTTGTTGGTAACCATCGTTTTGTTTGTGGCAACCATGTTCTCATTTTCACAGTTAGGGGGTGAATTTATGCCTACACTGGAAGAGGGCGATTTGGCCTGCCAGATGACCATTGCGCCGGGGGCTTCACTGGGACAAAGCATCAAAACTACTACGCAGGTTGAAAAGATTCTTCTGAATCAATTTCCGGAGGTGAAAACCGTAGTATCGAAAATTGGAACAGCAGAGATTCCAACTGACCCGATGGCGGTAGAAGATGCCGATATCATGATCATTTTAAAGGACAAGAAGGAATGGGTGAGTGCCGATAATCGGGAAGAATTGGTGGCCAAAATGAAGAAAGCACTGGATGTAATTCCCGGAGCCTCATTCGATTTTTCTCAACCCATTCAGTTGCGATTTAATGAGTTGATGACCGGTGTAAAAGCAGATGTGGCTGTGAAAATCTACGGAGATGACATGAATCTGCTTTTCGAGAAAGCAAACGAAGCTGCGACGATAATTCAGAATGTGCAGGGAGCCGGCGACGTACGTGTGGAACAAGTAACCGGGCTTCCGCAAATGATGGTTCGTTTTGATCGGGATAAACTGGCCCGTTACAGCCTCGATATTACTGATGTGAATAATGTCATACGGACTGCATTTGCGGGCGAAAAAGCCGGTTTGGTATTTGAAGGTGAGCGAAGATTTGATCTGGTTATTCGTTTGGACGAAGCTTACCGAAAAGATATCAGGGCTTTGGAGCGTTTGCGGATTAATAAGCCGGGGGGCGAATTAATTCTGCTTAGTCAGGTCGCAACCGTAACCATGGAGAACGGCCCGATGCAAATTAGTCGTGACAACACTCATCGCCGGATTGTAATTGGTATCAATGTCCGGAACCGCGATGTGGAGTCGTTTGTCAACGAAATTAATAACAAACTGCAGGCCGGAGTTAAGTTGCCGCCGGGTTATTATTTCAGCTACGGTGGTCAGTTCGAAAACCTGCAATCGGCAAAGAAGAGTTCATCGATTGCTGTGCCGGTCGCACTGGTGCTGATTTTCATCCTGCTTTATTTTGCTTTTAGCTCATTGAAACAGGCAACTCTGATTTTCACAGCCATTCCGCTGGCGATTATGGGAGGTGTTTGGACTTTGTTCCTTCGTGGAATGCCTTTTAGTATTTCGGCTGGTGTCGGTTTCATTGCCCTGTTCGGAATTGTGGTGTTGAACGGTATCGTTTTGATATCCTACTACAACCAATTGGAACAGGAAGGCGTAACCGATATTTATGAGCGTGTACTGAAAGGAACGAGTATGCGTTTGCGTCCGGTATTGCTGACGGCTTCAACTGATGCATTGGGTTTCTTACCGATGGCGGTTTCTACAGCTGCGGGGGCCGAGGTTCAAAGGCCGCTGGCTACCGTTGTAATCGGAGGTTTGATCACCTCCACATTCCTGACATTGGTGATTCTTCCGGTTATTTATTACCTGTTTCATTCAGGCGAGTGGAAGAAGCTTTTAAAACGGAAAAAGAAACCGGTGGTTACGGTTGTTCTGCTGCTCTTACTTTTCCCGGTAGGTAAAAGCTGGGCACAGGAGCCGACCCAAACGGTTACGCTGGACCAGGCAGTGGAGATGGCGCTGAATAATAACCTTTCGGTGAAAGCGCAGTCGATGATGGTGAAACGGGCGCAAGCGATGAAGAAATCATCTTTTTCACTGGATCCGGTTATGCTTCAGTATGACAAGGGAAAGATAAATACCAATTATAACGACTACAATTTTCAGGTGCGGCAACGCTTTGAATTTCCAACGATGTACGGGGCCAATGCCCGCCTGGCAAACGAAAATATCCGTCAAAGTGAACTAGCGCTCGGAAGAGAAAAATCGATGCTGACAACGCAGGTGAAGATGCTATACTCTCGCAGCCAGATTGCGGGAGAGAAACTTCGGTTGCTTCGCCGACGTGACAGCTTGTTTGGAGCGCTTGAAAAAGCTGCTGACAGGCAATTGAAAAGTGGCGCCATTGGCCTCAGCGAGTATAACCTGTTAAAAGCCGAAGCATTGCGGTACAGGCAAGAGTTGTTGGCCGTCGAAACAAATTTTGAAACACAGCTGGGACAGTTGCAGGTCTTGTTGTACTCCGAAGAACGGATTTTGCCTGTAACTGCTGAATTGGAGCATTTTCAGCCTGTTGGTCTGTTGCCCGATACGGCTTCGACATCATGGGAGTATCGCATGATGTTGCAGAATGTGTCCTTGAAAAATGCGGAAGTCAAGGTTGCCGGGAACAACTGGGCTCCGGCTTTCTCTGTCGGGTATTTCGATCAGAGTTTCGATGGAAACAAAGGATATGACGGCTGGAGTGTCGGCCTCGAGATTCCTATCTGGTTTTGGTCGCAAACGTCGAAGACCAAAGCACTGAAGCTGGAGCGTGAGTCACTGACGTATCAGGCAGCCCAGCAACAGCAACAAGACTGGGCGCTTCAAAAGCAGCTGATTATGCAATTGCAGCAGCTGTCCAAAAGCGTGAATATGTATGAATCAGAGATTGTTCCCCGAGCCCGGGAACTGCTGAAAGCTGCTGTCAAGAGTCGGGAGTTGGGGCAAACCGATTATGTCGGATTTTCTAAAATGGCTGGCGAAGCTTTTCTGTCGCATTTCAATTATCTCAATATCCTTCAGCAATACAATGAGACGGTTTTACAATTGAATTTAGTAATGGGTTCCCCGGAAACAAAATAG
- a CDS encoding efflux RND transporter periplasmic adaptor subunit, with translation MRNQLFIILATVVLIFTACGRNKNGNNKEAGASGQLQLSREQIAHTNITFGQPMEKNMSDVIPARGMVALPPDGLARINSFSSGSVKRIHVKMGQKVKRGQVLAMLTGPELITMQENYLKSVYSLEMLEKEYQRLQQLEVDNISSRKQLEQAKASYLSEKATAQSLHERLRLLRIEPEKLMNDGIQSEIPVVSPIDGIINQINFSVGQILSPDQMLFEVLDLSRLVLKISVLEKDIPQISVGQNVMFIPSNLGDKPYAAKVTAIGGMVEQTAKVVNVILQPVELPDKLLPGMFVAAMIRVDAHMAKCVPEAALIYDENNNSILFYTEDDPEKSGSVTFGHIQVEPGYRNNGFVEVAGLEQLPANAHVVFDGGYYLYSELLKMQE, from the coding sequence ATGAGAAATCAACTTTTTATCATCCTTGCCACAGTCGTGCTGATTTTTACAGCCTGTGGCCGAAATAAAAACGGTAACAACAAGGAAGCCGGCGCTTCCGGACAGTTGCAGTTGAGTCGTGAACAGATTGCCCATACCAATATAACGTTTGGTCAGCCGATGGAGAAAAATATGTCGGACGTGATTCCGGCCAGGGGAATGGTGGCGTTACCCCCAGATGGACTGGCACGAATCAATTCCTTTTCATCGGGCAGTGTGAAACGCATTCATGTAAAAATGGGGCAGAAAGTCAAGCGTGGACAGGTGTTGGCTATGCTGACCGGCCCGGAGTTGATCACGATGCAGGAGAATTACCTGAAAAGTGTTTACTCCCTGGAGATGCTGGAAAAAGAATATCAGCGTCTGCAGCAACTGGAAGTCGATAATATTTCTTCGCGGAAGCAGTTGGAACAAGCGAAAGCTTCTTATCTGTCGGAAAAGGCAACCGCGCAATCGCTGCACGAGCGTTTGCGTTTGTTACGCATTGAGCCTGAGAAATTGATGAATGATGGTATTCAGAGTGAAATCCCGGTTGTTAGTCCGATTGATGGGATAATCAATCAAATTAATTTCTCTGTCGGGCAAATCCTTTCACCCGATCAGATGCTATTCGAAGTGTTGGATTTAAGCCGGTTGGTGTTGAAGATTTCGGTTTTGGAGAAGGATATTCCCCAAATCTCAGTGGGACAGAATGTCATGTTCATTCCTTCTAATTTGGGCGATAAGCCTTATGCTGCAAAGGTGACGGCAATTGGTGGGATGGTCGAACAAACAGCCAAAGTGGTAAACGTAATACTCCAACCTGTTGAGTTGCCGGATAAACTTTTGCCGGGCATGTTTGTCGCTGCCATGATTCGGGTGGACGCTCATATGGCAAAATGTGTTCCGGAGGCTGCTTTGATTTATGACGAAAACAACAATTCAATACTGTTCTATACTGAAGATGATCCGGAAAAGTCAGGGAGTGTTACTTTCGGGCACATTCAGGTTGAACCGGGATATCGGAATAATGGTTTCGTCGAGGTTGCCGGTCTTGAACAATTACCTGCTAATGCCCACGTTGTTTTCGACGGTGGGTATTATCTCTATTCAGAACTGTTAAAAATGCAGGAATAA
- a CDS encoding co-chaperone YbbN, translating into MKKIFVLVALVAFMAQGVMAAVPGNGKGDADVQPVKLTKAMFLEKVMNYEKNPNEWKYEGSKPCIIDFYADWCGPCKQASPILDELAKKYAGKVQFYKVDTQVEQELAAVFGIRGIPAFLWVPMDGKPTMTSGIARSKEETKAMFEKLINQILLGNKPAE; encoded by the coding sequence ATGAAGAAAATTTTTGTGTTAGTTGCGTTGGTTGCCTTTATGGCTCAGGGAGTGATGGCAGCAGTACCTGGTAACGGGAAGGGTGACGCAGATGTTCAGCCAGTCAAGCTGACCAAAGCCATGTTCCTGGAGAAGGTGATGAACTATGAGAAAAATCCGAATGAATGGAAATACGAAGGAAGCAAACCTTGCATCATCGATTTTTACGCCGATTGGTGTGGACCGTGTAAGCAAGCTTCTCCTATTCTGGATGAACTGGCAAAGAAATATGCCGGTAAAGTACAGTTTTACAAAGTCGATACCCAGGTAGAACAGGAGTTGGCTGCTGTATTTGGTATCCGTGGTATTCCTGCATTTTTGTGGGTCCCGATGGATGGTAAACCGACCATGACGAGCGGGATTGCTCGCAGCAAAGAGGAAACCAAGGCTATGTTCGAGAAATTGATTAACCAGATTTTATTGGGAAATAAACCAGCTGAGTAA